The Kaustia mangrovi genome has a segment encoding these proteins:
- a CDS encoding DUF1467 family protein, which translates to MSLISAIAVFFIIWWLVLFAVLPWGAHSPHEGGEEIEPGTVPSAPKRPRMAMKFLATTAIAAVIFAGLYVVVANRIVTLDDIPFLPDFKDTARWRTGE; encoded by the coding sequence ATGAGCCTCATCAGCGCGATCGCCGTCTTCTTCATCATCTGGTGGCTGGTGCTGTTCGCCGTCCTGCCCTGGGGCGCCCACAGCCCGCACGAGGGTGGCGAGGAAATCGAGCCCGGAACCGTTCCGAGCGCGCCGAAACGTCCGCGCATGGCGATGAAGTTCCTGGCAACGACCGCCATCGCCGCGGTGATCTTCGCGGGCCTCTATGTCGTCGTCGCCAACCGGATCGTCACGCTGGACGACATCCCCTTCCTGCCGGACTTCAAGGACACGGCCCGCTGGCGCACCGGCGAGTGA
- the acpS gene encoding holo-ACP synthase — protein MILGVGNDMVDIRRVERTLERFGDRFTHRVFTDVERRKSDRRAARAASYAKRFAAKEACSKALGTGFRQSVYWRDLGVVNEPSGRPTFMLTGPARLHLERMTPAGHRAEIHLTITDDYPYAQAFVIISAVPEELA, from the coding sequence ATGATCCTCGGCGTTGGCAACGATATGGTCGACATTCGCCGTGTCGAGCGCACGCTCGAACGCTTCGGCGACCGGTTCACCCATCGCGTCTTCACCGATGTGGAACGGCGGAAGTCGGACCGCCGGGCGGCGCGCGCAGCGTCCTACGCGAAGCGCTTCGCGGCCAAGGAAGCCTGTTCCAAGGCCCTCGGCACCGGATTTCGCCAGAGTGTCTACTGGCGCGATCTCGGCGTGGTGAACGAGCCGTCGGGGCGACCGACCTTCATGCTCACCGGGCCGGCCCGGCTCCATCTGGAGCGGATGACGCCCGCGGGCCATCGCGCCGAGATTCATCTGACCATCACGGACGACTACCCCTATGCCCAGGCGTTCGTGATTATTTCCGCAGTTCCCGAAGAATTGGCATGA
- the lepB gene encoding signal peptidase I — MADDAQKQSRGGAWEVIRVVIHALIIAFVIRTFLFQPFNIPSGSMVPTLLVGDYLFVSKYSYGYSRYSFSFNLDFWGDNGLKIGPLPFSGRILASDPDRGDVAVFKLPRDNETDYIKRVIGLPGDRVQVIDGVVHINGEPVKRELVSDFIEEDAFGNDRSVRRYRETLPNGVSYYTLDLYDGSPGDNTQVYVVPQGHYFMMGDNRDNSTDSRFLSQVGYVPFENFVGRAEVIFFSHEPHTSMLAVWNWPWTIRWDRFFDVLH, encoded by the coding sequence ATGGCAGATGATGCGCAAAAGCAGTCGCGAGGCGGCGCGTGGGAAGTCATCCGCGTTGTCATTCACGCGCTGATCATTGCATTCGTGATCAGGACATTCCTGTTTCAGCCGTTCAATATTCCGTCCGGATCGATGGTCCCGACTCTCCTGGTCGGCGATTACCTGTTCGTCTCGAAGTATTCCTATGGCTACAGCCGCTATTCGTTCAGCTTCAATCTGGATTTCTGGGGCGACAACGGGCTCAAGATCGGCCCGCTGCCCTTTTCCGGGCGGATTCTCGCCTCCGATCCCGACCGCGGCGACGTGGCGGTCTTCAAGCTGCCGCGCGACAACGAGACCGACTACATCAAGCGCGTGATCGGGCTGCCCGGCGACCGCGTCCAGGTCATTGACGGTGTGGTCCACATCAATGGCGAGCCGGTCAAGCGTGAGCTCGTCTCCGACTTCATCGAGGAGGACGCCTTCGGCAACGACCGCAGCGTCCGGCGCTATCGCGAGACCCTGCCCAACGGGGTGAGCTACTACACGCTCGACCTTTATGACGGCTCGCCCGGCGACAACACGCAAGTTTATGTGGTGCCCCAGGGGCACTACTTCATGATGGGCGACAACCGCGACAACTCGACCGACAGCCGGTTCCTGAGCCAGGTGGGCTATGTGCCGTTCGAGAATTTCGTGGGCCGGGCAGAGGTGATCTTCTTCTCCCACGAGCCGCATACCTCCATGCTGGCTGTCTGGAACTGGCCGTGGACCATCCGCTGGGACCGGTTCTTCGACGTGTTGCACTGA
- the rnc gene encoding ribonuclease III → MSNAKTKSAREFEERLGHDFAEPGILERALTHASYTAGRTKSVRDYERLEFLGDRVLGLVVAELLFRLYPDANEGDLAPRLNALVRKETCAEVAEHLDLGAYLRLGPGEATAGGRKKAAILANACEAVIAALYLDGGLDVARGFIERYWADYLKTVSVTPKDSKSALQEWAQGRSLPPPVYEETERTGPDHAPSFCVRVTVEGFPPAEGGGTSKRAAEQAAAEAFLAARNTTP, encoded by the coding sequence GTGTCGAACGCGAAGACAAAGTCAGCGCGGGAATTCGAAGAGAGGCTGGGCCACGACTTCGCCGAGCCCGGCATCCTCGAACGCGCCCTGACCCATGCGAGCTATACGGCGGGACGCACGAAATCGGTCCGCGACTACGAGCGGCTGGAGTTCCTCGGCGACCGCGTTCTGGGGCTCGTCGTGGCGGAGCTCCTGTTCCGGCTCTATCCGGATGCCAATGAGGGCGATCTTGCGCCGCGGCTCAATGCGCTGGTGCGCAAGGAGACCTGCGCGGAGGTGGCCGAGCATCTCGATCTCGGCGCCTATCTGCGGCTCGGGCCGGGCGAGGCGACGGCGGGCGGGCGCAAGAAGGCGGCGATCCTCGCCAATGCCTGCGAGGCGGTGATCGCCGCGCTCTATCTCGATGGCGGCCTCGATGTCGCGCGCGGCTTCATCGAACGGTACTGGGCGGATTACCTCAAGACCGTGTCGGTGACGCCGAAGGATTCCAAGAGCGCGCTGCAGGAATGGGCGCAAGGACGCAGCCTGCCGCCGCCGGTCTACGAGGAAACAGAGCGAACGGGGCCGGACCACGCGCCGAGCTTCTGCGTGCGCGTGACGGTGGAGGGCTTCCCGCCGGCCGAGGGCGGGGGCACCTCGAAGCGTGCCGCAGAGCAGGCCGCCGCCGAGGCCTTCCTCGCGGCACGGAACACGACACCATGA
- the recO gene encoding DNA repair protein RecO: MQWSEEGIILSARRHGETSVIAEVFTRGHGRYAGLVHGGRSRSMRAVLQPGNLVAATWRARLSEHLGVFAIEPVALKAAALIDDPFKLAGLTTLTTLAHLVPEREAHARLHDAFRYVLCALDDDDLWPALLVRWEFGLLEELGFGLDLSRCAATGESRELVYVSPKTGRAVSAEAGAPYRDRLLALPAFLLGGGEGASSAEICEGFALTGHFLVRHVLQPRGLKLPEARARIVSRLAETA, encoded by the coding sequence ATGCAGTGGAGCGAGGAAGGCATAATCCTGAGCGCGCGCCGCCACGGGGAGACCTCCGTGATCGCGGAGGTGTTCACGCGCGGGCACGGGCGCTATGCGGGGCTCGTCCATGGCGGGCGCTCGCGCAGCATGAGGGCCGTGCTCCAGCCGGGCAACCTGGTGGCCGCGACCTGGCGGGCGCGCCTGTCGGAGCATCTCGGCGTCTTCGCCATCGAGCCCGTCGCGCTGAAGGCGGCCGCGCTGATCGACGACCCGTTCAAGCTCGCCGGGCTGACGACGCTCACCACGCTGGCCCATCTCGTGCCCGAGCGCGAGGCCCATGCCCGCCTTCACGACGCCTTCCGCTATGTGCTCTGCGCGCTCGACGACGACGATCTGTGGCCGGCGCTTCTGGTGCGCTGGGAGTTCGGCCTCCTGGAGGAGCTGGGCTTCGGTCTCGATCTCAGCCGCTGTGCGGCGACGGGGGAGAGCCGGGAGCTTGTCTATGTGTCGCCGAAGACCGGGCGCGCGGTGAGCGCGGAGGCCGGCGCGCCCTACCGGGACCGGCTTCTCGCGCTGCCGGCCTTCCTGCTGGGCGGTGGGGAGGGGGCTTCGTCGGCGGAGATCTGCGAGGGCTTCGCGCTGACGGGCCACTTTCTCGTCCGCCATGTCCTCCAGCCGCGTGGCTTGAAGCTGCCCGAGGCGCGCGCCCGGATCGTGTCGCGCCTTGCGGAGACGGCATAG
- a CDS encoding DUF2062 domain-containing protein → MLFKRRDRLGLVSRMRGWLWPRRGWRRSVAYVWHRVTRLSASPHEIALGFAAGMFASFTPFMGFHFLLGAIVALVLGGNVLASAFGTFIGNPLTFPLIWIATYNLGGLVLGHDLREKLVLKFPDNTFANLLHHPLYGWQEFWSVLGPVVTPMSVGGVVLGTVMGSIGYVLVRPMVAAYQNRRRTRLVSRKKPTSNVAESSNSS, encoded by the coding sequence ATGTTGTTCAAGAGACGCGATAGGCTGGGGCTGGTATCCAGGATGCGCGGTTGGCTGTGGCCACGCCGGGGCTGGCGGCGATCCGTCGCCTATGTCTGGCACCGCGTGACGCGTCTGTCGGCCTCGCCGCACGAGATCGCGCTCGGTTTCGCCGCCGGCATGTTCGCCTCCTTCACGCCGTTCATGGGCTTCCACTTCCTGCTCGGGGCGATCGTGGCGCTGGTGCTCGGCGGCAATGTGCTCGCCTCCGCCTTCGGGACATTCATCGGCAACCCGCTGACCTTTCCGCTCATCTGGATCGCGACCTACAATCTGGGCGGCCTGGTCCTCGGCCACGATCTGCGCGAGAAGCTGGTCCTCAAGTTTCCCGACAACACATTCGCCAATCTCCTGCATCACCCGCTCTATGGCTGGCAGGAGTTCTGGAGCGTTCTGGGTCCGGTGGTCACACCGATGAGCGTCGGCGGTGTCGTGCTCGGCACGGTCATGGGCTCCATCGGTTATGTGCTTGTCCGCCCGATGGTCGCTGCCTATCAGAATCGCCGCCGCACCCGGCTGGTGTCGCGCAAGAAGCCGACCAGCAATGTGGCGGAGAGTTCCAACTCGTCATGA
- the mce gene encoding methylmalonyl-CoA epimerase gives MLGRLNHVAIAVPDLDAAVAVYRDTLGARVSQPQAEPDHGVTVVFVTLDNTKVELLEPLGEGSPIAAFLERNPAGGIHHICYEVDDIVAARDRLKAEGARVLGDGEPKTGAHGKPVLFLHPKDFLGTLVELEEA, from the coding sequence ATGCTGGGACGACTGAACCATGTGGCCATCGCTGTGCCGGACCTCGACGCGGCCGTGGCGGTCTATCGCGACACGCTCGGCGCCCGGGTCTCCCAGCCGCAGGCCGAGCCGGACCATGGTGTGACGGTCGTCTTCGTGACGCTCGACAATACCAAGGTGGAGCTTCTGGAGCCGCTTGGCGAGGGCTCGCCCATCGCCGCCTTTCTGGAGCGCAATCCGGCCGGCGGCATCCACCATATCTGCTATGAGGTCGACGACATCGTCGCCGCGCGCGACCGGCTGAAGGCGGAGGGTGCGCGCGTGCTCGGCGACGGCGAGCCGAAGACCGGCGCCCATGGCAAGCCCGTCCTGTTCCTTCATCCGAAGGACTTTCTCGGCACGCTTGTCGAGCTCGAGGAGGCCTGA
- the era gene encoding GTPase Era translates to MTTPDNMDTQAPAGATRCGFVALIGAPNAGKSTLLNQLVGMKVAIVTPKVQTTRARLRAIAVHGPSQLVFVDTPGIFKPRRTLDKAMVEAAWAGAEEADIVLLLVDSRTGLDEEVEAVLDALAASGLKAQLVLNKVDAVKRESLLALSAALNERVAFENTFMISALTGDGVDDLRAFLADHMPEGPWLYPEDQIADVPLRLMASEVTREKLFLRLHQELPYASTVETESWTEKPDGSVRIEQVIYVERDGQKKIVLGKGGRSIKEIGQAAREELQEMLGKRVHLFLFVKVRENWGRDPERFQMMGLDFPR, encoded by the coding sequence ATGACAACGCCCGACAATATGGACACACAGGCGCCCGCCGGCGCCACGCGCTGCGGCTTCGTGGCCCTGATCGGCGCGCCGAATGCGGGCAAGTCGACGCTCCTGAACCAGCTCGTCGGCATGAAGGTCGCCATCGTCACCCCCAAGGTGCAGACGACGCGCGCGCGCCTTCGCGCCATCGCCGTTCACGGGCCGAGCCAGCTCGTCTTCGTCGACACGCCGGGCATCTTCAAACCGCGGCGCACGCTCGACAAGGCGATGGTCGAGGCCGCCTGGGCTGGGGCGGAGGAGGCGGATATCGTGCTTCTCCTCGTCGATTCCCGCACGGGCCTGGACGAGGAGGTCGAGGCCGTGCTCGACGCCCTGGCCGCGTCGGGCCTGAAGGCCCAGCTCGTGCTCAACAAGGTCGATGCGGTCAAGCGCGAGAGCCTGCTGGCTCTGTCGGCGGCGCTCAACGAGCGCGTTGCCTTCGAGAACACCTTCATGATCTCCGCGCTCACCGGCGACGGGGTCGACGATCTCCGCGCCTTCCTCGCCGACCATATGCCGGAGGGCCCCTGGCTCTATCCGGAAGACCAGATCGCGGATGTGCCGCTGCGGCTCATGGCCTCGGAGGTCACCCGCGAGAAGCTCTTCCTGCGCCTCCATCAGGAGCTGCCCTACGCCTCCACGGTGGAGACGGAGAGCTGGACGGAGAAGCCGGACGGCTCGGTGCGCATCGAGCAGGTGATCTATGTGGAGCGCGACGGGCAGAAGAAGATCGTGCTCGGCAAGGGCGGACGCTCCATAAAGGAGATCGGCCAGGCGGCCCGCGAGGAGCTGCAGGAGATGCTCGGCAAGCGTGTCCACCTCTTCCTGTTCGTCAAGGTGCGCGAGAACTGGGGCCGCGATCCGGAGCGCTTCCAGATGATGGGTTTGGACTTTCCGCGCTGA